One part of the Sardina pilchardus chromosome 5, fSarPil1.1, whole genome shotgun sequence genome encodes these proteins:
- the ssh2b gene encoding protein phosphatase Slingshot homolog 2b isoform X2, translating into MALVTVQRSPTPSATSSPCVSESGSGEEDRRSQPRSISESFLTVKGAALFLPRGNGSPSSSRVLPQRSKHAGDLQQHLQNMFTLLRPEDNIKLAVRLESFHAQCTRYMVVVSTNGRQDTEESVVLGMDFSPADGSCSIGMVLPLWSDTLIHLDGDGGFSVSTDNKIHVFKPVSVQAMWSALQSLHKACEVARGHNYFPGSLFLTWVSYYQSRVASDQARINEWNAMQDVQSTRPDSPLLFSDVPTERERTERLIKTRLREIMMQKDLENVTSKEIRTELEMQMTCNLREFKEYIDNEMIVILGQMDSPTAIFDHVFLGSEWNASNLEELQNSGVQYILNVTREIDNFFPGLFEYHNIRVYDEEATDLLAYWNDTYKFISRAKKNGAKCLVHCKMGVSRSAATVIAYAMKEYGWDLERAFEYVKERRTVTKPNPSFMRQLEEYQGILLASKQRHNKLWRSHSDGNLSEHLEPLVKPTPGPYTLGRSNPRNQSVTQPSPSLQEFLQSLAPSATTTTSASAPAAQEAPDTPVSNGFCDPQDPVSEQGAPRLQLPQPRAATVVPEARPDVAAATVAETVPVGRPHPPPALHHLPPTPVPVAILVPEPASGISEASATVPDENSDPPAHVSVTKAARTFDSSAQAIRCVGEAPKGGASAQVPESKSSQKSSPAFFIGGEENEGSSDDDHLSATLEQVTLDAKPTLSTDHIDFFSAREKFLGLSQEGPAGGPTELTQQQHSPQERSPEPATEPLVQDDPGNGDQQAKEASVSVHHIITELESVTHTVTPALSTACQSNPCSSNDNEEVELKRAEEEEETAAPAEDRQQPAATPSASGDCLEGTVRRATRELEQRLRQELDVPVATVPAAAPHSPPRRSPVPLVHKDKAEDDPPGQDSEQKPVTAKTPDATEKRDGGGPVEGKVEKEDGKTAGAPQRAQELDSLGTKGASTTSSSAADHHAEGRRPDSSASATPSTDGSAAKPDRTASAVAVIRLEGVTEQDSGTDKDGLFGPRTEADLLEAWETLKELGAFLRQVRSALASDLGPASWLPGRRGKRDPREPSRQAEARIRQAGLTTPSLMKRSASLAKLGSLELTANDLGDWDLDDAALSPAHWRLGTPPADDASRKKRVRPLHDPSSAASPSNHPQTRTEDPPRKEEARHRDDATAPPSDPAPHLSAHGRSDRAQNSGLTPQSVPALISVATRQQYGRTHPLRRLKKRTVSFLYHTV; encoded by the exons ATGGCGTTGGTTACTGTCCAACGTTCCCCCACTCCGAGCGCAACATCCAGTCCCTGCGTGTCG GAGTCAGGTAGTGGGGAGGAGGACCGCCGTTCTCAGCCCAGAAG TATCAGCGAGAGCTTTCTGACAGTGAAAGGTGCTGCCCTCTTTCTCCCGAGAGGCAATGGCTCCCCCTCATCCTCCCGTGTGCTTCCTCAACGGAGCAAACATGCAG GTGACCTCCAGCAGCACCTGCAGAACATGTTTACACTGCTGCGGCCCGAGGACAACATTAAGCTG GCTGTGCGGCTGGAGAGTTTCCACGCCCAGTGCACACGTTACATGGTAGTGGTCTCCACCAATGGCCGGCAGGACACCGAGGAGAGTGTCGTCCTGGGCATGGACTTCAGTCCCGCCGacgg ctcCTGTTCCATTGGCATGGTGCTCCCACTTTGGAGTGACACACTGATCCACTTGGACGGGGATGG AGGCTTCAGCGTGTCCACCGACAACAAAATCCACGTGTTCAAGCCTGTCTCAGTCCAGGCCATGTG gtCAGCGCTGCAGTCCCTCCACAAGGCCTGTGAGGTGGCCCGGGGCCACAACTACTTCCCTGGCAGCCTCTTCCTGACGTGGGTCAGCTACTACCAGAGCCGCGTCGCGTCGGACCAGGCTCGCATCAACGAGTGGAACGCCATGCAGGACGTGCAGTCCACTCGACCCGACTCCCCTTTGCTCTTCTCTGATGT GCCAACGGAACGGGAGCGAACGGAACGACTTATCAAGACCCGCTTACGGGAGATCATGATGCAGAAAGATTTGGAGAACGTCACAtctaaagag ATCCGTACAGAGCTGGAGATGCAGATGACGTGTAACCTGCGGGAGTTTAAGGAGTACATCGACAATGAGATGATCGTCATCCTGGGCCAGATGGACAGCCCCACCGCCATCTTTGACCACGTCTTCCTG GGTTCCGAGTGGAACGCCTCCAATCTAGAAGAACTGCAGAATAGCGG GGTGCAGTACATCCTCAATGTGACCAGAGAGATCGACAACTTCTTCCCGGGCCTGTTTGAGTACCACAACATCCGCGTGTACGACGAGGAGGCCACTGACCTGTTGGCTTACTGGAATGACACTTACAAATTCATATCCAGGGCAAa GAAAAACGGCGCCAAGTGTTTGGTGCACTGTAAGATGGGTGTGAGTCGCTCGGCAGCCACGGTCATCGCCTACGCCATGAAGGAGTACGGCTGGGACCTGGAGAGGGCCTTCGAGTACGTCAAGGAGCGGCGCACCGTCACCAAGCCCAACCCCTCCTTCATGAGGCAGCTGGAGGAGTATCAGGGCATCCTGCTGGCCAG taagCAGAGGCACAACAAGCTGTGGCGCTCCCACTCGGACGGCAACCTCTCGGAGCACCTCGAGCCGCTGGTGAAGCCGACGCCAGGGCCCTACACGCTGGGCCGCTCCAACCCGCGCAACCAGAGCGTCACGCAGCCCTCGCCCTCCCTGCAGGAGTTCCTCCAGAGCCTCGCCCcgtccgccaccaccaccaccagcgccaGCGCCCCGGCCGCTCAGGAAGCGCCCGACACCCCCGTCTCCAACGGCTTCTGCGACCCCCAGGACCCCGTCTCCGAGCAGGGGGCCCCTCGGCTCCAGCTGCCTCAGCCGCGGGCGGCCACCGTGGTGCCCGAGGCGAGGCCCGACGTGGCGGCGGCCACCGTGGCGGAGACCGTGCCCGTGGGGCGGCCTCACCCGCCGCCGGCTCTCCATCACCTGCCCCCCACACCCGTCCCCGTGGCCATCCTGGTCCCGGAACCGGCCTCTGGAATTTCTGAGGCGTCCGCCACCGTGCCTGATGAAAATAGCGATCCGCCCGCGCACGTATCAGTGACCAAGGCTGCGAGGACTTTTGACTCAAGCGCACAAGCCATTAGATGTGTAGGCGAGGCCCCGAAGGGAGGGGCGTCCGCGCAGGTGCCCGAGAGCAAAAGCAGCCAGAAGAGCAGCCCTGCGTTCTTCATAGGCGGGGAGGAGAACGAGGGGAGCAGCGACGACGACCACCTCAGTGCCACGTTAGAGCAGGTCACGCTCGACGCCAAGCCCACTCTCAGCACGGACCACATCGACTTCTTCAGCGCCCGGGAGAAGTTCCTCGGCCTGTCCCAGGAAGGTCCAGCTGGCGGCCCGACAGAACTgacccagcagcagcactccCCCCAGGAGAGGAGCCCGGAGCCGGCCACCGAGCCACTTGTCCAAGATGACCCTGGGAACGGGGACCAACAGGCCAAG GAGGCTAGTGTGTCTGTGCACCACATTATCACAGAACTGGAGTCCGTTACGCACACTGTAACCCCAGCCCTTAGCACTGCTTGCCAATCAAACCCATGTAGCTCCAATGACAACGAGGAGGTGGAGCTGAagagggcggaggaggaggaggagacggcgGCACCAGCAGAGGACCGTCAACAGCCTGCTGCCACCCCCTCCGCCTCCGGCGACTGTCTGGAGGGGACGGTCCGGCGGGCCACCAGGGAGCTGGAGCAGAGACTCAGGCAGGAGCTGGACGTTCCTGTGGCCACCGTGCCCGCCGCGGCCCCTCACAGCCCCCCGCGGCGCTCCCCCGTCCCCCTGGTCCACAAGGACAAAGCAGAGGACGACCCCCCCGGCCAGGACTCCGAGCAGAAGCCGGTAACGGCCAAGACGCCAGACGCCACGGAGAAGCGGGACGGAGGAGGGCCGGTGGAGGGGAAAGTGGAGAAAGAGGACGGCAAGACTGCGGGGGCTCCACAGCGAGCCCAGGAACTGGACAGTTTGGGCACAAAAGGAGCGAGCACAACGTCTTCATCAGCGGCAGACCATCACGCCGAGGGAAGAAGGCCGGACAGCAGTGCCAGCGCCACTCCAAGCACCGACGGCTCCGCCGCAAAGCCCGACCGCACCGCCTCCGCCGTGGCGGTCATTCGCCTGGAGGGCGTCACCGAGCAGGACTCGGGCACCGACAAGGACGGCCTCTTCGGCCCGCGCACCGAGGCGGACCTGCTGGAGGCGTGGGAGACGCTCAAGGAGCTGGGGGCCTTCCTGCGGCAGGTGCGCAGCGCGCTGGCGTCCGACCTGGGCCCGGCGTCGTGGCTGCCCGGCCGCAGGGGCAAGCGGGACCCGCGCGAGCCGTCCAGGCAGGCGGAGGCGCGCATTCGCCAGGCGGGCCTCACCACGCCGTCGCTGATGAAGCGCTCGGCCTCGCTGGCCAAGCTGGGCTCCCTGGAGCTGACCGCCAACGACCTCGGCGACTGGGACCTGGACGACGCCGCGCTCTCGCCCGCTCACTGGCGCCTCGGCACGCCGCCCGCAGACGACGCCTCCAGGAAGAAGCGCGTGCGCCCGCTGCACGATCCTTCCTCCGCCGCCTCTCCCTCCAACCATCCCCAAACACGCACAGAAGACCCCCCGAGGAAGGAGGAGGCGCGTCACCGTGACGACGCCACCGCGCCACCGTCTGACCCTGCCCCTCATCTGTCGGCTCACGGGCGGAGCGACAGGGCACAGAACTCGGGGCTCACGCCCCAGTCGGTTCCGGCCTTGATTTCTGTGGCCACGAGGCAGCAGTACGGAAGGACACATCCTCTGCGCAGGCTGAAGAAAAGAACTGTCAGCTTTTTGTATCACACCgtgtga
- the ssh2b gene encoding protein phosphatase Slingshot homolog 2b isoform X1 produces MTQGCVAAEACSSVGCLCVCYGGKHMPYFKKNAVVSQSQLYQFISESFLTVKGAALFLPRGNGSPSSSRVLPQRSKHAGDLQQHLQNMFTLLRPEDNIKLAVRLESFHAQCTRYMVVVSTNGRQDTEESVVLGMDFSPADGSCSIGMVLPLWSDTLIHLDGDGGFSVSTDNKIHVFKPVSVQAMWSALQSLHKACEVARGHNYFPGSLFLTWVSYYQSRVASDQARINEWNAMQDVQSTRPDSPLLFSDVPTERERTERLIKTRLREIMMQKDLENVTSKEIRTELEMQMTCNLREFKEYIDNEMIVILGQMDSPTAIFDHVFLGSEWNASNLEELQNSGVQYILNVTREIDNFFPGLFEYHNIRVYDEEATDLLAYWNDTYKFISRAKKNGAKCLVHCKMGVSRSAATVIAYAMKEYGWDLERAFEYVKERRTVTKPNPSFMRQLEEYQGILLASKQRHNKLWRSHSDGNLSEHLEPLVKPTPGPYTLGRSNPRNQSVTQPSPSLQEFLQSLAPSATTTTSASAPAAQEAPDTPVSNGFCDPQDPVSEQGAPRLQLPQPRAATVVPEARPDVAAATVAETVPVGRPHPPPALHHLPPTPVPVAILVPEPASGISEASATVPDENSDPPAHVSVTKAARTFDSSAQAIRCVGEAPKGGASAQVPESKSSQKSSPAFFIGGEENEGSSDDDHLSATLEQVTLDAKPTLSTDHIDFFSAREKFLGLSQEGPAGGPTELTQQQHSPQERSPEPATEPLVQDDPGNGDQQAKEASVSVHHIITELESVTHTVTPALSTACQSNPCSSNDNEEVELKRAEEEEETAAPAEDRQQPAATPSASGDCLEGTVRRATRELEQRLRQELDVPVATVPAAAPHSPPRRSPVPLVHKDKAEDDPPGQDSEQKPVTAKTPDATEKRDGGGPVEGKVEKEDGKTAGAPQRAQELDSLGTKGASTTSSSAADHHAEGRRPDSSASATPSTDGSAAKPDRTASAVAVIRLEGVTEQDSGTDKDGLFGPRTEADLLEAWETLKELGAFLRQVRSALASDLGPASWLPGRRGKRDPREPSRQAEARIRQAGLTTPSLMKRSASLAKLGSLELTANDLGDWDLDDAALSPAHWRLGTPPADDASRKKRVRPLHDPSSAASPSNHPQTRTEDPPRKEEARHRDDATAPPSDPAPHLSAHGRSDRAQNSGLTPQSVPALISVATRQQYGRTHPLRRLKKRTVSFLYHTV; encoded by the exons ATGACTCAAGGCTGTGTAGCCGCAGAAGCATGCTCCTCtgttggatgtttgtgtgtctgctacGGAGGCAAACACATGCCGTACTTTAAGAAGAATGCTGTTGTTTCTCAGAGCCAGCTTTATCAATT TATCAGCGAGAGCTTTCTGACAGTGAAAGGTGCTGCCCTCTTTCTCCCGAGAGGCAATGGCTCCCCCTCATCCTCCCGTGTGCTTCCTCAACGGAGCAAACATGCAG GTGACCTCCAGCAGCACCTGCAGAACATGTTTACACTGCTGCGGCCCGAGGACAACATTAAGCTG GCTGTGCGGCTGGAGAGTTTCCACGCCCAGTGCACACGTTACATGGTAGTGGTCTCCACCAATGGCCGGCAGGACACCGAGGAGAGTGTCGTCCTGGGCATGGACTTCAGTCCCGCCGacgg ctcCTGTTCCATTGGCATGGTGCTCCCACTTTGGAGTGACACACTGATCCACTTGGACGGGGATGG AGGCTTCAGCGTGTCCACCGACAACAAAATCCACGTGTTCAAGCCTGTCTCAGTCCAGGCCATGTG gtCAGCGCTGCAGTCCCTCCACAAGGCCTGTGAGGTGGCCCGGGGCCACAACTACTTCCCTGGCAGCCTCTTCCTGACGTGGGTCAGCTACTACCAGAGCCGCGTCGCGTCGGACCAGGCTCGCATCAACGAGTGGAACGCCATGCAGGACGTGCAGTCCACTCGACCCGACTCCCCTTTGCTCTTCTCTGATGT GCCAACGGAACGGGAGCGAACGGAACGACTTATCAAGACCCGCTTACGGGAGATCATGATGCAGAAAGATTTGGAGAACGTCACAtctaaagag ATCCGTACAGAGCTGGAGATGCAGATGACGTGTAACCTGCGGGAGTTTAAGGAGTACATCGACAATGAGATGATCGTCATCCTGGGCCAGATGGACAGCCCCACCGCCATCTTTGACCACGTCTTCCTG GGTTCCGAGTGGAACGCCTCCAATCTAGAAGAACTGCAGAATAGCGG GGTGCAGTACATCCTCAATGTGACCAGAGAGATCGACAACTTCTTCCCGGGCCTGTTTGAGTACCACAACATCCGCGTGTACGACGAGGAGGCCACTGACCTGTTGGCTTACTGGAATGACACTTACAAATTCATATCCAGGGCAAa GAAAAACGGCGCCAAGTGTTTGGTGCACTGTAAGATGGGTGTGAGTCGCTCGGCAGCCACGGTCATCGCCTACGCCATGAAGGAGTACGGCTGGGACCTGGAGAGGGCCTTCGAGTACGTCAAGGAGCGGCGCACCGTCACCAAGCCCAACCCCTCCTTCATGAGGCAGCTGGAGGAGTATCAGGGCATCCTGCTGGCCAG taagCAGAGGCACAACAAGCTGTGGCGCTCCCACTCGGACGGCAACCTCTCGGAGCACCTCGAGCCGCTGGTGAAGCCGACGCCAGGGCCCTACACGCTGGGCCGCTCCAACCCGCGCAACCAGAGCGTCACGCAGCCCTCGCCCTCCCTGCAGGAGTTCCTCCAGAGCCTCGCCCcgtccgccaccaccaccaccagcgccaGCGCCCCGGCCGCTCAGGAAGCGCCCGACACCCCCGTCTCCAACGGCTTCTGCGACCCCCAGGACCCCGTCTCCGAGCAGGGGGCCCCTCGGCTCCAGCTGCCTCAGCCGCGGGCGGCCACCGTGGTGCCCGAGGCGAGGCCCGACGTGGCGGCGGCCACCGTGGCGGAGACCGTGCCCGTGGGGCGGCCTCACCCGCCGCCGGCTCTCCATCACCTGCCCCCCACACCCGTCCCCGTGGCCATCCTGGTCCCGGAACCGGCCTCTGGAATTTCTGAGGCGTCCGCCACCGTGCCTGATGAAAATAGCGATCCGCCCGCGCACGTATCAGTGACCAAGGCTGCGAGGACTTTTGACTCAAGCGCACAAGCCATTAGATGTGTAGGCGAGGCCCCGAAGGGAGGGGCGTCCGCGCAGGTGCCCGAGAGCAAAAGCAGCCAGAAGAGCAGCCCTGCGTTCTTCATAGGCGGGGAGGAGAACGAGGGGAGCAGCGACGACGACCACCTCAGTGCCACGTTAGAGCAGGTCACGCTCGACGCCAAGCCCACTCTCAGCACGGACCACATCGACTTCTTCAGCGCCCGGGAGAAGTTCCTCGGCCTGTCCCAGGAAGGTCCAGCTGGCGGCCCGACAGAACTgacccagcagcagcactccCCCCAGGAGAGGAGCCCGGAGCCGGCCACCGAGCCACTTGTCCAAGATGACCCTGGGAACGGGGACCAACAGGCCAAG GAGGCTAGTGTGTCTGTGCACCACATTATCACAGAACTGGAGTCCGTTACGCACACTGTAACCCCAGCCCTTAGCACTGCTTGCCAATCAAACCCATGTAGCTCCAATGACAACGAGGAGGTGGAGCTGAagagggcggaggaggaggaggagacggcgGCACCAGCAGAGGACCGTCAACAGCCTGCTGCCACCCCCTCCGCCTCCGGCGACTGTCTGGAGGGGACGGTCCGGCGGGCCACCAGGGAGCTGGAGCAGAGACTCAGGCAGGAGCTGGACGTTCCTGTGGCCACCGTGCCCGCCGCGGCCCCTCACAGCCCCCCGCGGCGCTCCCCCGTCCCCCTGGTCCACAAGGACAAAGCAGAGGACGACCCCCCCGGCCAGGACTCCGAGCAGAAGCCGGTAACGGCCAAGACGCCAGACGCCACGGAGAAGCGGGACGGAGGAGGGCCGGTGGAGGGGAAAGTGGAGAAAGAGGACGGCAAGACTGCGGGGGCTCCACAGCGAGCCCAGGAACTGGACAGTTTGGGCACAAAAGGAGCGAGCACAACGTCTTCATCAGCGGCAGACCATCACGCCGAGGGAAGAAGGCCGGACAGCAGTGCCAGCGCCACTCCAAGCACCGACGGCTCCGCCGCAAAGCCCGACCGCACCGCCTCCGCCGTGGCGGTCATTCGCCTGGAGGGCGTCACCGAGCAGGACTCGGGCACCGACAAGGACGGCCTCTTCGGCCCGCGCACCGAGGCGGACCTGCTGGAGGCGTGGGAGACGCTCAAGGAGCTGGGGGCCTTCCTGCGGCAGGTGCGCAGCGCGCTGGCGTCCGACCTGGGCCCGGCGTCGTGGCTGCCCGGCCGCAGGGGCAAGCGGGACCCGCGCGAGCCGTCCAGGCAGGCGGAGGCGCGCATTCGCCAGGCGGGCCTCACCACGCCGTCGCTGATGAAGCGCTCGGCCTCGCTGGCCAAGCTGGGCTCCCTGGAGCTGACCGCCAACGACCTCGGCGACTGGGACCTGGACGACGCCGCGCTCTCGCCCGCTCACTGGCGCCTCGGCACGCCGCCCGCAGACGACGCCTCCAGGAAGAAGCGCGTGCGCCCGCTGCACGATCCTTCCTCCGCCGCCTCTCCCTCCAACCATCCCCAAACACGCACAGAAGACCCCCCGAGGAAGGAGGAGGCGCGTCACCGTGACGACGCCACCGCGCCACCGTCTGACCCTGCCCCTCATCTGTCGGCTCACGGGCGGAGCGACAGGGCACAGAACTCGGGGCTCACGCCCCAGTCGGTTCCGGCCTTGATTTCTGTGGCCACGAGGCAGCAGTACGGAAGGACACATCCTCTGCGCAGGCTGAAGAAAAGAACTGTCAGCTTTTTGTATCACACCgtgtga